The following are encoded together in the Tribolium castaneum strain GA2 chromosome 3, icTriCast1.1, whole genome shotgun sequence genome:
- the Coq3 gene encoding ubiquinone biosynthesis O-methyltransferase, mitochondrial: MWRNVAITYPRNCVRYLNSVTIDATELQHFKRFTSEWWDESGYLKALHALNKLRVPFIRDGIINSAVMLQEHINISLPIKGLSILEVGCGGGILTEPLARIGADVTGLDANPDLIERAKLHSKNDNLNIKYICSPVEKYAVVNVEKHDAIVASEILEHVTKKKEFLKHCVKCMKPGGSIFITTINKTVVAKLFGVVIAESFFKLLPEGTHQYDKFIEPHKLERILEELGCKTILTHGIFYNVLTNEWRWCSDDSINYALHAVKLK; the protein is encoded by the exons ATGTGGAGAAATGTAGCAATTACGTATCCGAG GAATTGCGTGCGGTATTTAAATAGTGTTACTATAGATGCTACCGAATTACAGCATTTTAAACGGTTTACATCTGAATGGTGGGACGAATCGGGATATTTAAAGGCTCTTCatgctttgaacaaattacGGGTACCATTTATTCGAGATGGTATAATAAATTCTGCAGTTATGCTACAGGAGCatataaatatttcattaCCTATAAAAGGACTTTCAATTCTAGAAGTTGGTTGTGGTG GTGGAATATTAACGGAACCTTTAGCTCGAATAGGCGCTGATGTAACTGGCCTCGATGCCAACCCAGATTTAATCGAAAGAGCAAAACTTCAttcaaaaaatgataatttaaacataaaatatatttgttcACCTGTTGAGAAATATGCTGTTGTGAATGTGGAAAAGCATGACGCCATTGTTGCATCAGAAATCCTTGAACACGTTACTAAGaaaaaggaatttttaaaacattgtgTCAAGTGTATGAAACCTGGAGGATCCATTTTCATCACAACCATTAATAAAACCGTGGTTGCAAAACTTTTTGGAGTGGTTATAGCggaaagttttttcaaacttttgccCGAAGGAACCCATCAATATGATAAGTTTATAGAACCTCATAAGTTAGAAAGGATATTAGAAGAAC ttGGATGTAAAACGATACTTACACATGGCATTTTTTATAACGTTTTAACAAATGAGTGGCGATGGTGTTCCGACGATTCTATTAATTATGCTTTACATGCTgttaaattgaaataa